From the genome of Treponema peruense:
CAACAAGAAGAATTGAAATATCGTTTTCGACTTCAAGATTTTTGCAGTTTGCCAGAACTTCAGTAGGAATACGCATATTTCTCTGGCGCATAAATTCAACAAGATCATCGGGATAAATACGGTACTGGCCGCCGGGAGTCTTGAATGCCTTTAAATAATCATTGCGAATCCAGTTGATTGCAGTCTGGTTAACAACACCGCATATATTAGCAACCTCAAGGGCTGAATACATAATCGAAGAAGTAGGTTTATTCTGTTTCACTTTTCACACCATAACACAATTTAAAATAATTATCTACTAAAATCATATTCCAAAATTACGTTGCGTATCATTTTATACGAAAATCCTTTGCGTATCAGGGACTTTTCGGCACCCTCTGCACTTCCGTTAAGGCGGCAGTATTTTTCAAGGGCACGAGCGCATATTTGTTTTTCATCATTTTCGCTAAAAAATTCATCCAGGGCTTTTGAAGCAGCTGTACGCTCTACATTACGTGCGGTAAGTTCGGCAGAAAGTCTCAGGCGACCTTCACAGTGGTCTGTTGAACGGCTCCGAAGCCACGCGCCTGCAAAGCGCTCGTCATTAAGATACCCGACCTTTTCAAGAAAGTCCAGACACTCTTGGGCCGACGCCTTGTCCACATCTTTTTTGATAAGCTTGGAATAAAGTCCAGCCCTGCACTGCTCTGCGCGTGAAAGATAACGCATTGCAAGCCTTTCTGCAGAAAACACCAGTGCCGCATTAAGAATGTCGGCCCACTGTTCGTCAGAAAATTCAACACTTTCTTCAAGAACATCAGTTGAGAGAATAGAAAGATATTCCGCACGCAAAAAAAATGCAGACCCTGCATCCGGCGTAATTTCGTAAACACCGGGCAAAGTCTGCTTTATTCCACGAATAACCATTCGCAGCAGATATAGTTTAGCGCTTGCTGAACTGGAATCTTCTGCGGGCTCCACGCTGACCGTACTTTTTGCGTTCAACCATGCGTGAATCACGTGTAAGATAACCGTTGGCCTTGAGTGAAGGACGGCAGTTTGGATCTACCTGAGTAAGTGCACGTGAAAGACCGTGAAGACAAGCTGCTGCCTGTCCGTTAAGTCCGCCACCGCAAACATTAATCAGAATATCAAACTTGTTGTCGTTTGATGTAACCAAAAGCGGCTGGTGTACAAGGCGAACCTGAGCATCACTGCTGAAATAGTCCTTTATATCCTTTCCGTTAACAACAATCTTGCCTGAACCTTCGCGCAAAAATACGCGGGCTACAGCAGTCTTTCTTCTTCCTGTTCCGATTGCAATATTCTTTACCACGATAGACTCCTATTACACTTCAAGAGATTTTGGATTCTGTGCTGCATGAGGATGCTCAGAACCGGCATAAATCTTAACGTTATCAATCATGCGGCGTCCAAGACGTCCATGAGGAAGCATTCCGGCAATTGTTCTTCTAAGAGGCTCTGTCGGATTCTTTGCAATAAGTTCGTTGAAAGAATATGAACGAAGACCGCGTACGAAACCTGTGTAATGGCGATAGAGCATATCGTCACTCTTGTTTCCGCTAACCTGAATCTTGTCTGCGTTAACGATTACAACATAGTCTCCGCAGAGTACGTTTGGTGTAAAAGTAGGCTTGTTCTTTCCGCGAAGAACTGCAGCTACTGCAGAAGCAACACGGCCCAATGTCTTTCCTGATGCATCAATGATGTACCAGTCGTGCTTAACATCGTTTCCTTTTTCAAAAATTGTTTTCATGTATATATACCTTCAAATAAACATTGCGTCCGAAAGTTTGCATCTCTTCCGAACGTTTACGGACCTTAGCTGTTGTCCATAATATATACGGGGTAATATAATATATCATTTTTAAGACATATTAGTCAATTACAACAGCTGAATATGAGTCCGAATTTATTAAAATTTACTTGTTTTCCTGATTCTTTTTTGCAGCTTCTTCTGCAGCCTTTGCAGCAAGTTCTTCTTTTTTTGCTTCTTTCTTGTCCTTAATGTCTGCAAATCCTATAAAAACGGCAACCAGACCAATAAATGCAGAAAGCACAGGTGCACATCCCTTAAGGAAAGCAATTACATCAACTCCCCAGGCAAGTCCCTGCGGAAGGCATGCAAACACACAAAATGCAACAAGTAAAATACCAACAATCAATGCAACCATAATATACTCCTATAAAAAGTCGGCAGATTTTTATACTATTATTCCATTATTTGCATATATGGTCAATGTCAACTCTAATCAACATTTTTCTTCTATAATATAGCAACAAAACACTACATCAGTCTGGACAGAATCATATAAAACAATGTGCTTCCAAGAATGCTCACCATGGAATTCTTGAACACCAGGTGAAGAACAGCAGCAGCTGCTACACAAATAAAATATGGTATTCCGTAAGGAGCAGTTGTATATTCAACATCCTTAAAGCAGTAAACTACAAGAATCGCCATAATCATCGGGGGAGCATATTTTTCTATAAACTTGATTATGGCAGGCGGTTCTTTTTTGCTGAACACAACAAAAGGAAGTACTCTTGTAGACAAAACCACCAG
Proteins encoded in this window:
- a CDS encoding regulatory protein RecX, whose protein sequence is MVIRGIKQTLPGVYEITPDAGSAFFLRAEYLSILSTDVLEESVEFSDEQWADILNAALVFSAERLAMRYLSRAEQCRAGLYSKLIKKDVDKASAQECLDFLEKVGYLNDERFAGAWLRSRSTDHCEGRLRLSAELTARNVERTAASKALDEFFSENDEKQICARALEKYCRLNGSAEGAEKSLIRKGFSYKMIRNVILEYDFSR
- the rpsI gene encoding 30S ribosomal protein S9 gives rise to the protein MVKNIAIGTGRRKTAVARVFLREGSGKIVVNGKDIKDYFSSDAQVRLVHQPLLVTSNDNKFDILINVCGGGLNGQAAACLHGLSRALTQVDPNCRPSLKANGYLTRDSRMVERKKYGQRGARRRFQFSKR
- the rplM gene encoding 50S ribosomal protein L13 translates to MKTIFEKGNDVKHDWYIIDASGKTLGRVASAVAAVLRGKNKPTFTPNVLCGDYVVIVNADKIQVSGNKSDDMLYRHYTGFVRGLRSYSFNELIAKNPTEPLRRTIAGMLPHGRLGRRMIDNVKIYAGSEHPHAAQNPKSLEV
- a CDS encoding branched-chain amino acid transporter permease, producing the protein MNGPLSLSDAVIAVIVSALVVLSTRVLPFVVFSKKEPPAIIKFIEKYAPPMIMAILVVYCFKDVEYTTAPYGIPYFICVAAAAVLHLVFKNSMVSILGSTLFYMILSRLM